A stretch of DNA from Paenibacillus sp. FSL W8-0186:
ATGGAGAGGCTTCCGCCGCTTCGTCGTCGACCGTAAGGTACAGGAAACGGCCGAGGTAACCTCCTTCTATCTCTTGCCAGAGGATGGCAATGCGATTACTTCATATGAGCCGGGCCAGTACATTACGATAAGAGTTAAGCCGGAAGGCCAGGAGTTCACGCACCTTCGCCATTACAGCTTGTCCACTGCCCCGGGAGCCGGCTACTACCGGATTACCGTCAAGCGGGAAGACGCTGGCGGCGATCGGCCGGCTGGCATCGTGTCTACCTATCTTCATCAGCATGTTCAGGAAGGCGACATCATCGAGCTCAGCGCGCCTGCAGGCGATTTCACGCTGAATCAGAACTTAAGTACGCCCGTCACACTAATCGGCGGGGGCGTAGGTCTGACGCCGCTGGTCAGTATGCTGGAGACGCTGCTGCAGCATTCCGATCTCGAGATCGTCTATATTCACGCCGCCCGGAGCAAGGAGCACCATATCCTGAAGGAACATGTGGCCAAGCTTGCCGCCAATAATTCTTCCCGCTTGAAATGCTACACGGTCTATGAATCAGCTGCGGACAGTGAAAGATGCGACAAAAGCGGCTATATCGATGCTTCGTGGCTCTCGCAGGTTGCGCCGCTGGAATCCGACTTCTATTTCTGCGGACCGGTGCCGTTCATGCGGGCGATCAATCAAGCCTTGCACAGCCTGAACGTGCCTGAAGCGAATATTCATTACGAATTTTTCGGACCGGCCGGCAGCCTGGGCAGCCCGAGCGGCTCCAGCCCAAGCTCTAGTTCTGAGGAATAGGCTACAGCCGTCCGGCCCGCCTATGCGTGCTGGCCGCGCAGCAGACGGTTGACCGTTTCCCTCCGGATCCCGATCAATTGGCCGATCTCTTCCTGAGTCAAATAGTCTGTAAGGGGAATGCCATTGGCGTGGTGGCTGAGCCACTTTTGCAGCAGCTCCAGCCGTTCGCCGGGGGTGCCTACCGTAAGATGGTCGAGGCGCTGCTGCATAAAACGGACCTTCTCCTGAAGCAGT
This window harbors:
- the hmpA gene encoding NO-inducible flavohemoprotein, producing MLDSRTIEIIKSTVPVLEVHGETITRTFYETMFRNHPELLNVFNHANQRQGKQPTALANAVYAAAANIDALERILPVVHGIAQKHRALGILPEHYPIVGENLLAAIKTVLGEAATDEIIEAWSKAYGVIADVFISVEAGMYEQTEQQPGGWRGFRRFVVDRKVQETAEVTSFYLLPEDGNAITSYEPGQYITIRVKPEGQEFTHLRHYSLSTAPGAGYYRITVKREDAGGDRPAGIVSTYLHQHVQEGDIIELSAPAGDFTLNQNLSTPVTLIGGGVGLTPLVSMLETLLQHSDLEIVYIHAARSKEHHILKEHVAKLAANNSSRLKCYTVYESAADSERCDKSGYIDASWLSQVAPLESDFYFCGPVPFMRAINQALHSLNVPEANIHYEFFGPAGSLGSPSGSSPSSSSEE